The following coding sequences are from one Photobacterium angustum window:
- the modC gene encoding molybdenum ABC transporter ATP-binding protein ModC, protein MTTNKRLKIKFKQQLGDLSLDVDLDVPMKGITAIFGRSGAGKTSLVNVLSGLTKPDSGIIKLGDRTLYSNEERIFLSPDKRKIGYVFQDARLFPHYSVRGNLNYGVKSPDPQHFDDIVRLLGIEALLNRYPSSLSGGEKQRVAIGRALLTKPDMLLMDEPLASLDMPRKQELMPYLECLAKSVNTPIIYVTHSLDEILRLADSMVMLNQGKVLISGHVNSVWSSPEMRPWLPVKEQSSLLSARINYNHPKYALTQVMLSHDSFLWVSRLHQQRGEWVRVRIFSNDVSIAREQPTQTSIRNILAARIDKIHYAENERVEVKLRVGETHLWANITAWAADELALNIGDKVYAQIKGVSVTKDDLA, encoded by the coding sequence ATGACAACTAATAAACGCTTAAAAATTAAATTTAAACAGCAGCTTGGTGATTTATCGCTAGACGTTGATCTCGATGTACCCATGAAAGGGATCACAGCGATCTTTGGTCGTTCAGGAGCAGGTAAAACTTCGTTAGTGAATGTTCTATCGGGTTTAACTAAGCCAGATAGTGGGATTATTAAGCTTGGCGATAGAACCCTTTACAGTAATGAAGAGCGAATATTTCTTTCGCCAGATAAACGAAAAATTGGTTATGTATTTCAAGATGCGCGTTTATTTCCACATTACAGTGTTAGAGGCAATTTAAATTACGGCGTTAAGAGTCCTGATCCCCAGCATTTTGATGATATTGTCCGCTTGCTTGGTATTGAAGCGTTACTAAACCGTTATCCGTCATCATTATCTGGTGGCGAAAAACAGCGTGTCGCGATTGGACGTGCGTTATTAACTAAACCTGACATGTTGCTGATGGATGAGCCATTAGCATCGCTAGATATGCCGCGGAAACAAGAGTTAATGCCTTACCTTGAGTGTTTAGCCAAGAGTGTGAATACACCAATTATTTATGTAACCCATAGCCTTGATGAGATTTTACGTCTTGCCGATTCTATGGTGATGCTTAACCAAGGTAAGGTGTTAATTTCAGGGCATGTGAATTCAGTATGGAGTTCACCTGAAATGCGCCCTTGGTTGCCCGTTAAAGAGCAAAGTTCATTATTAAGTGCTCGTATTAATTATAATCATCCTAAATATGCATTAACGCAGGTGATGCTAAGCCATGATTCATTCTTATGGGTCAGCCGTTTACATCAGCAACGTGGTGAATGGGTGAGGGTACGTATTTTTTCAAATGATGTATCTATTGCTCGCGAACAACCTACTCAAACCAGTATTCGTAATATCTTAGCTGCAAGAATTGACAAAATTCATTATGCTGAAAATGAACGTGTTGAAGTGAAATTACGCGTTGGTGAAACTCACTTATGGGCCAATATTACCGCTTGGGCGGCGGATGAATTAGCGTTAAATATTGGCGATAAAGTCTATGCGCAAATTAAAGGTGTGAGTGTTACTAAAGATGATTTAGCTTAA
- a CDS encoding amidohydrolase has protein sequence MLKKTLLAASLATLSLSSASAFAIENVDLLIKNGQILTMDREKTIFDNGLIAIKDNKIVAVTDGSDINEYKSVKTIDADGDIVMPGLINTHTHASMTVFRSLADDVPDRLHRYIFPLEKKLVSREMVRIGAQLGNVEMVKGGVTTYADMYYFEDEVAKTVDQIGMRAILGETIIQFPVASAKTPEDGIKYAEKLINEYKDHPRITMAFAPHGPYTNSTETLQTIAKLSMKYDVPVMMHLAESDREREVIAKRSGGLSPVKYMESIGALNENLVAAHVIDANEEDIAILKKYDVGIAHNMSANIKSAKGVSPALQMFNDGLRIGLGTDGPMSGNTLSTIDEFNQVAKVHKLVNKDRAAMPPKNVIEMATIGAARALHMEDKVGSLEVGKLADVIVIDTKAPNMVPVYNPYSALVYSAYATNVKHTIVDGKVIMENRNVLTVNEDNIRKEALQFADKVRQTVIESGEIVQ, from the coding sequence ATGTTAAAGAAAACGTTACTTGCTGCATCATTAGCAACTTTATCTCTTTCAAGCGCTTCTGCTTTTGCTATCGAAAATGTTGATCTATTAATCAAGAATGGCCAAATACTAACCATGGATCGTGAAAAAACGATTTTTGATAACGGTTTAATTGCAATTAAAGATAATAAGATTGTCGCTGTTACTGATGGCTCAGATATTAATGAGTATAAATCAGTAAAAACAATCGATGCTGATGGCGATATTGTGATGCCCGGTCTTATTAATACCCACACCCACGCATCGATGACTGTTTTCCGCTCATTAGCAGATGATGTACCAGATCGTCTTCACCGTTACATTTTCCCATTAGAGAAAAAGCTGGTATCACGTGAAATGGTACGTATTGGGGCTCAGTTGGGTAACGTTGAAATGGTTAAAGGTGGCGTAACAACTTACGCTGACATGTATTACTTTGAAGACGAAGTTGCTAAAACCGTAGATCAAATTGGTATGCGTGCAATTTTAGGTGAAACCATTATTCAATTCCCTGTAGCAAGTGCTAAAACACCGGAAGATGGCATTAAATATGCGGAAAAACTGATTAACGAATATAAAGATCATCCACGTATCACAATGGCATTTGCGCCACATGGCCCATACACAAATTCAACAGAAACTCTGCAAACTATTGCCAAACTTTCGATGAAATACGATGTTCCAGTGATGATGCACTTGGCTGAATCTGATCGTGAGCGCGAGGTTATTGCAAAACGTTCTGGTGGCCTATCTCCTGTAAAATACATGGAGTCTATTGGCGCACTAAACGAGAACTTAGTCGCAGCACACGTTATTGATGCAAACGAAGAAGATATCGCTATCTTGAAAAAGTACGATGTGGGTATTGCACATAATATGAGTGCAAACATTAAATCAGCAAAAGGTGTATCACCAGCATTACAAATGTTTAATGACGGCTTACGTATAGGCTTAGGCACTGATGGTCCAATGTCAGGTAATACGCTAAGTACTATCGATGAGTTTAACCAAGTTGCAAAAGTACATAAGTTAGTCAATAAAGATCGTGCAGCCATGCCACCTAAAAATGTAATTGAAATGGCAACGATCGGTGCTGCTCGTGCACTCCATATGGAAGATAAAGTTGGCTCTTTAGAAGTCGGTAAGTTGGCTGATGTAATTGTTATTGATACCAAAGCGCCAAATATGGTGCCTGTCTATAATCCATATTCAGCACTGGTTTACTCTGCTTATGCAACGAACGTAAAGCATACGATTGTTGACGGTAAAGTGATTATGGAAAACAGAAATGTACTGACTGTTAATGAAGATAACATTCGTAAAGAAGCGCTGCAGTTTGCAGATAAAGTGCGTCAAACCGTTATTGAAAGCGGTGAAATCGTACAGTAA
- a CDS encoding Bor family protein — protein MKKITLAVIFAAVMVTGCAKQTFTMGEQPTLNQPTIEKSQPFFVSGIGQKKTIDAAKICGGAENIEKVEVQQTFFNGFLSTITFGIYTPREARVYCK, from the coding sequence ATGAAAAAAATAACTTTAGCGGTTATCTTTGCTGCAGTAATGGTAACGGGCTGTGCAAAACAAACATTTACAATGGGTGAACAACCTACTTTAAATCAACCTACAATCGAAAAATCACAACCGTTTTTTGTTTCAGGTATTGGTCAAAAGAAAACAATCGATGCGGCCAAAATATGTGGTGGCGCGGAAAATATTGAAAAAGTAGAAGTACAACAAACATTTTTTAACGGCTTTTTAAGTACTATTACTTTTGGTATTTACACTCCTCGCGAAGCTCGTGTTTACTGTAAATAA
- a CDS encoding CatB-related O-acetyltransferase encodes MQFDTWLESQKLKDTISNPNIEVGDYSYYSGYYHDKSFEDQAVRYLLGDKPTKEVWQSGMFGEVDKLFIGKFCSIASGATFMMAGNQGHRIDWISTFPFGNDFGEDVPSGFKRAGDTVIGNDVWIGSEAMIMPGVKIGNGAVIGSRAVITKDVEPYSVVVANNHVVKQRFTAKQIEMLTEMQWWNWSEQQLKQAMQVMCSADVEQLYGYYLENIKR; translated from the coding sequence ATGCAGTTTGATACATGGCTTGAAAGCCAAAAATTAAAAGACACTATTAGTAACCCCAACATAGAAGTTGGTGACTACAGTTACTATTCTGGTTATTACCACGATAAATCTTTTGAAGATCAAGCAGTACGCTATTTGCTTGGAGATAAGCCAACCAAAGAGGTTTGGCAAAGCGGTATGTTTGGCGAAGTGGATAAGCTGTTCATTGGTAAATTTTGCTCTATTGCTTCTGGCGCGACTTTTATGATGGCGGGCAACCAAGGACATCGTATCGATTGGATTTCAACCTTTCCCTTTGGTAATGATTTTGGTGAAGATGTGCCAAGTGGTTTTAAGCGAGCAGGCGATACCGTGATTGGCAATGATGTATGGATTGGCTCTGAAGCGATGATCATGCCTGGAGTAAAAATTGGTAATGGTGCTGTAATTGGATCAAGGGCGGTGATCACTAAAGATGTTGAGCCTTATAGCGTAGTTGTAGCGAATAATCATGTGGTAAAACAGCGATTCACGGCAAAGCAAATTGAGATGTTGACTGAAATGCAGTGGTGGAATTGGTCAGAGCAGCAACTGAAACAAGCGATGCAAGTTATGTGTAGCGCTGATGTCGAGCAGCTTTATGGATACTATCTTGAAAATATTAAGCGTTAG
- a CDS encoding DUF2955 domain-containing protein has product MKTMRIWFGCVLGLAISMIFGWSYGFFAALLPIMVLMKAERWNLSLLVQLILGIIWVTVQVTFISGFLQPYPVLMTIAVGIMLMAKCKAMINPKTYLFGFTGLLVGSIALNFASYTGFDLEEFNITLWMSGLITAPICALAYFLFPEPKTEQTAPSINNDTQRVDHIGMIRQTALGWLVAMVAFLLFQFGDLSDSLSAQASIFIVLAPMTLIGSMAVAKIRITGTFLGCLAGMIIQLGLYSWVNNGILFLMAYAIAAGFFCHWIAQGTIKSSIAFSAMSALTVPLTTSLIPEQKDAFFSILYRFSSIFIAVVATSIVIWITHHFLIRVIKAPNEQF; this is encoded by the coding sequence ATGAAAACAATGCGGATCTGGTTTGGATGCGTTTTAGGGCTAGCTATTAGTATGATTTTTGGTTGGTCTTATGGTTTTTTCGCTGCTTTACTGCCAATAATGGTATTAATGAAGGCAGAACGCTGGAATTTATCATTGCTTGTGCAACTGATTTTAGGGATTATCTGGGTTACAGTTCAAGTGACTTTTATTTCAGGCTTCTTACAACCCTACCCTGTTTTAATGACTATCGCTGTTGGTATTATGCTAATGGCAAAATGCAAAGCGATGATAAACCCTAAAACTTATTTATTTGGGTTCACTGGTTTGTTAGTTGGTTCAATCGCGCTTAACTTTGCTAGTTATACCGGATTTGATCTTGAAGAATTCAATATTACCTTGTGGATGAGTGGATTAATAACTGCACCTATTTGTGCCCTTGCGTATTTTCTTTTCCCTGAACCTAAAACAGAACAAACAGCACCTAGTATAAATAATGACACACAGCGTGTTGATCATATCGGAATGATCCGCCAAACAGCACTGGGCTGGTTAGTGGCAATGGTTGCTTTTCTTTTGTTCCAATTCGGTGATTTAAGTGACTCATTATCAGCACAAGCATCTATTTTCATTGTGCTCGCACCAATGACATTAATTGGTTCAATGGCTGTCGCTAAAATACGTATTACAGGGACATTTTTGGGGTGTTTAGCGGGTATGATTATCCAGTTAGGGCTTTATTCATGGGTTAATAACGGCATATTATTTCTGATGGCTTATGCGATAGCTGCAGGCTTTTTCTGTCACTGGATTGCACAAGGTACCATAAAATCAAGTATTGCTTTTTCTGCGATGTCGGCCTTAACCGTACCGCTTACAACATCATTAATACCAGAACAAAAAGATGCCTTTTTCTCTATTTTATATCGCTTCAGCTCAATTTTCATCGCGGTGGTTGCGACTTCAATCGTAATTTGGATCACACACCATTTTTTAATTAGGGTCATCAAAGCCCCTAATGAACAATTTTAA
- a CDS encoding FAD-dependent oxidoreductase, translating to MVTINIDGNSYQVDKDQNLLEAAKQCGIEIPSLCDIDTFADECALCDIEIVGKGIVKACKVKPTDGMVVTTSSQLLSNIRKCNLERILQRANTNCSVPPCQIACPANVDIQSYLYFIAHNEHLKAIEVIKKTLPMPLSIGRVCPAFCEAKCQRNLVDEPLAIRQLKRYAADIDLEKINSYAPIKKDDKGKRIAIVGAGPGGLSCGYFLSNEGYNVTVYEAMPQAGGWLRYGIPEYRLPKDILDKEIDIMCCNGMNIETNKKLGEDFTLSSLSEEFDAVCLAIGASQASEMKYTGSDLAGCYLGVDFLKDQTLDKQYTIGKKVAVIGGGNTAIDCARSALRLGADTTLIYRRTRDEMPAEIYEIEEAEHEGVKFHFLTNPAENIADDNGHVCQIKLEKMALGEPDASGRCSPKATGEYFVEDFDTVIAAVSQKTDTSFIANEDIELSFSRWNTINVDETTMHSGVKNIFGIGDFRRGPATAIEAIADGRKAAKGIDEFFGGTMEKLYTESFRSRNVERSHLIQPEHIEKLKRVMASIATGDNAKQTEQMLNHALAKVLRAKMPELTLAQRHLSFNEVETGLSQQAAIDEANRCLSCGCDEGNDCKLRHYATDYKVDRKLFINRAVPLAN from the coding sequence ATGGTTACTATTAATATTGATGGCAATAGCTATCAAGTCGACAAAGATCAAAACTTATTAGAAGCAGCAAAACAATGCGGCATTGAGATCCCATCACTCTGCGACATAGACACATTCGCAGATGAGTGTGCACTTTGTGATATTGAAATCGTAGGTAAGGGGATTGTGAAAGCGTGCAAAGTTAAACCTACTGATGGAATGGTCGTCACTACCTCATCGCAATTACTGTCAAATATTCGAAAGTGCAATTTAGAGCGAATTTTACAACGCGCAAATACCAACTGCAGCGTACCGCCTTGTCAGATCGCCTGTCCTGCAAACGTTGATATCCAATCCTATTTATACTTTATCGCTCACAATGAACACTTAAAAGCCATTGAAGTGATAAAGAAAACATTGCCTATGCCGCTTTCTATTGGTCGAGTTTGTCCTGCTTTCTGTGAAGCAAAATGCCAGCGTAACTTAGTCGATGAACCACTCGCGATCCGTCAATTGAAACGTTACGCCGCTGACATTGACCTTGAAAAAATAAATAGCTATGCGCCAATCAAAAAAGACGATAAAGGTAAACGTATTGCTATTGTGGGTGCAGGACCTGGTGGTTTAAGTTGTGGTTATTTCCTTAGCAACGAAGGTTACAACGTCACTGTATATGAAGCGATGCCACAAGCCGGTGGATGGCTACGTTACGGTATTCCTGAGTATCGTTTACCTAAAGATATTCTAGATAAAGAAATCGATATTATGTGTTGTAACGGCATGAATATCGAAACCAATAAAAAGTTAGGTGAAGACTTTACCCTCTCTTCGCTTAGTGAGGAATTTGATGCTGTTTGTTTAGCGATTGGTGCATCACAAGCCAGTGAGATGAAGTATACCGGTAGTGATTTAGCAGGCTGTTATCTTGGTGTTGATTTCTTAAAAGATCAGACACTCGATAAACAATATACTATTGGTAAAAAAGTCGCGGTCATTGGCGGTGGTAACACTGCAATTGACTGCGCCCGCTCTGCATTACGTTTAGGCGCAGATACCACACTTATTTATCGCCGTACGCGTGATGAAATGCCAGCTGAAATCTATGAAATTGAAGAAGCAGAGCATGAAGGTGTTAAATTTCACTTTCTAACGAACCCTGCTGAAAATATTGCAGATGACAATGGTCATGTTTGTCAGATAAAACTTGAAAAAATGGCATTGGGCGAACCTGATGCCTCTGGTCGTTGCTCACCAAAAGCAACCGGCGAATATTTTGTTGAAGACTTTGATACCGTTATCGCTGCTGTCTCGCAAAAAACCGATACCAGCTTTATTGCTAACGAAGACATCGAACTTTCATTTAGTCGCTGGAACACCATCAATGTTGATGAAACAACGATGCACTCTGGGGTTAAAAATATCTTCGGTATTGGTGATTTTCGTCGAGGGCCGGCAACAGCGATTGAAGCGATTGCTGATGGGCGAAAAGCGGCAAAAGGGATTGATGAGTTCTTTGGTGGCACCATGGAAAAACTCTATACCGAGTCATTCCGATCTCGCAATGTTGAAAGAAGTCATCTTATTCAGCCTGAACATATTGAAAAGTTAAAGCGTGTTATGGCAAGTATTGCCACTGGAGATAATGCTAAGCAAACCGAACAGATGTTAAATCACGCCCTCGCTAAAGTGTTACGCGCTAAAATGCCAGAGCTAACACTGGCACAGCGTCATTTGAGCTTCAATGAAGTTGAAACTGGGCTATCACAGCAAGCCGCTATTGATGAAGCTAACCGTTGTTTAAGTTGTGGTTGTGATGAAGGCAACGACTGTAAACTTCGTCACTATGCAACAGATTATAAAGTTGATCGTAAATTGTTTATCAACCGAGCCGTACCTTTAGCGAACTAA
- a CDS encoding LysR family transcriptional regulator — protein sequence MEIKWLSYVPIYLALCEEKSIAKAALRLNCSSAHISRQLRQLEALLDTQLIQRTTRKFNLTYDGLEFYKQVKVLFAHAEAINEGLDVTNSVYGKLRIAASASFGSMLLSEHLADFNLSHPNIELEVAFTETPLDLIEQGFDVAIYFTETPPEGYVGHYIRHLQCQPFAHESYLTNNPAITHPLDLLDHHHIIYRNSEFTLDKWCFINQTTQEKTNIILKPSMSFSLVTVMTEAMIKGCGIAMLDEMALSHLDSDKRTHIINILPDWFTPNRLPLYILYPKRKHLAQRTSLFVNFIRQKFDKTN from the coding sequence ATGGAAATAAAGTGGCTAAGTTACGTACCCATTTATTTGGCGTTATGTGAAGAAAAAAGCATTGCAAAAGCAGCGCTAAGATTGAATTGCTCAAGCGCACATATCAGTCGACAGTTGCGCCAACTCGAAGCACTACTCGATACTCAGCTTATACAGCGAACAACTCGCAAATTTAACCTCACCTATGATGGGCTTGAATTTTATAAGCAAGTAAAAGTACTGTTTGCTCATGCTGAAGCCATAAACGAAGGATTAGATGTCACTAATTCGGTTTATGGCAAACTTCGTATCGCAGCGTCTGCTTCTTTTGGCTCGATGCTATTAAGTGAACATCTTGCCGATTTCAATTTGAGTCATCCAAACATTGAATTAGAAGTCGCTTTTACTGAAACCCCATTAGATCTAATAGAGCAAGGTTTTGATGTCGCCATTTATTTCACTGAGACGCCACCAGAAGGCTATGTAGGTCATTATATCCGCCACCTTCAATGCCAACCCTTTGCTCATGAAAGCTACTTAACAAACAATCCAGCGATTACTCATCCATTAGATTTGCTCGATCATCACCACATTATTTATAGAAATAGCGAATTCACGCTCGACAAATGGTGCTTTATTAATCAAACAACACAAGAAAAGACAAATATTATCCTTAAACCTTCGATGAGTTTTAGCCTAGTCACCGTCATGACCGAGGCTATGATCAAAGGCTGTGGTATTGCTATGCTTGATGAAATGGCGCTCAGTCACTTAGATAGTGATAAACGAACACATATTATTAATATCTTACCTGATTGGTTTACACCTAATCGTTTGCCTTTATATATCCTTTATCCTAAACGTAAACATCTTGCCCAACGTACAAGTCTATTTGTTAATTTTATTCGTCAAAAATTTGATAAAACAAATTAG
- a CDS encoding HlyD family secretion protein — translation MANADTTFRRWMKGLIILFLLFMGYIIVADRHIPLTTESRVRGYVVQIAPEVSGNITSVSITNNQKVKKGEVLLTIDPSKYELAVDRAKLALQQSYEQEKSLLAQIEAAKANVATSQANYDNARNEYGRINKLAQKKLVSASMRDSAFAKDRSALSTLHASQQQLLAVKAKLGNNVSESTPVMSAKNALKQAELDLAHTKIIAPSNGVITNLQVDVGTMATANKPMLTFIPTSSMWVSADYREKSTALINKDSVAYVTYDALPGQVFNFHIANRDFGVAAAQETPNGQLSAVEVNNRWVRDAQRVRVNLTSDTPLPHQLFIGSRATVVIYSDNSLLWQTLASIQIRLASWLHYIY, via the coding sequence ATGGCAAATGCCGACACAACATTTCGTCGCTGGATGAAAGGATTAATCATCCTATTCTTACTCTTCATGGGTTATATCATTGTTGCAGACAGGCATATTCCACTTACAACAGAAAGCCGTGTGCGTGGCTATGTCGTTCAAATTGCTCCAGAAGTCTCTGGCAATATCACCTCAGTTTCGATCACTAACAATCAGAAAGTAAAAAAAGGTGAGGTGTTATTAACTATAGACCCATCTAAGTATGAGCTTGCCGTTGATCGCGCAAAATTGGCATTACAACAATCTTATGAGCAAGAAAAATCTTTATTAGCACAAATTGAGGCAGCAAAAGCGAATGTTGCCACCAGCCAAGCCAATTATGACAACGCAAGAAATGAATATGGTCGTATAAATAAACTGGCGCAGAAGAAATTAGTCTCTGCGTCTATGCGTGATTCAGCATTCGCGAAAGATCGTAGTGCATTATCGACATTACATGCATCACAACAGCAACTGTTAGCCGTTAAAGCTAAATTAGGTAATAACGTTAGTGAAAGCACACCTGTAATGTCCGCAAAAAATGCATTAAAACAAGCTGAGCTTGATTTAGCACATACTAAAATTATTGCACCTAGTAACGGCGTCATTACTAATCTACAAGTTGATGTAGGTACAATGGCTACAGCAAACAAACCTATGCTTACATTTATTCCAACAAGTTCTATGTGGGTTTCAGCTGATTATCGTGAAAAGTCTACAGCATTAATTAATAAAGACTCTGTTGCCTATGTCACCTACGATGCATTACCCGGTCAAGTTTTCAATTTCCATATCGCTAATCGAGACTTTGGTGTCGCCGCAGCACAAGAAACACCAAACGGTCAATTAAGTGCCGTTGAGGTTAATAACCGCTGGGTACGTGACGCACAGCGTGTGCGCGTTAATTTAACTAGTGACACACCTTTACCACATCAATTATTTATTGGCTCACGTGCTACTGTTGTTATTTATTCAGATAACAGCTTGTTATGGCAAACCTTAGCTAGCATTCAAATTCGTCTCGCTAGTTGGCTACACTACATCTACTAA
- the modB gene encoding molybdate ABC transporter permease subunit, translated as MLTDYELQALLLSLKISSVAVLFSLPLGIACAWLLARRNFWGKSLLDGFIHLPLVLPPVVIGYLLLISMGRQGAIGKWLYEWFGFSFSFSWRGAALAVAVVSFPLMVRSIRLALEGVDKKLEQAARTLGASPLRVFVTITLPLTIPGILTGTILAFARALGEFGATITFVSNIPGQTQTIPLAMYSFIETPGAESEAARLCVVAIVIALSSLFASEWLTRLARKRLEVM; from the coding sequence TTGCTCACTGATTATGAATTACAAGCGTTATTATTAAGCCTTAAAATTTCAAGTGTTGCTGTGCTATTTAGCCTTCCTTTGGGTATTGCTTGTGCTTGGTTATTGGCTCGTCGAAATTTTTGGGGTAAATCATTATTAGATGGTTTCATTCATTTACCCCTTGTTTTACCTCCTGTTGTGATTGGTTATTTATTGTTAATTTCAATGGGAAGGCAAGGCGCTATAGGAAAATGGCTTTATGAGTGGTTTGGTTTTAGTTTTAGCTTTAGTTGGCGAGGGGCAGCTTTAGCGGTGGCTGTGGTATCTTTTCCATTAATGGTGCGCTCTATTCGCCTTGCTTTAGAAGGGGTTGATAAAAAGCTGGAACAAGCCGCTCGTACATTAGGCGCATCACCACTACGCGTATTTGTCACCATTACGTTACCTTTAACGATCCCAGGTATTTTAACAGGCACAATTTTAGCCTTTGCTCGTGCTCTTGGTGAGTTTGGTGCAACGATTACCTTTGTTTCTAATATTCCTGGTCAAACTCAAACTATTCCATTGGCAATGTATTCCTTTATTGAAACCCCAGGAGCGGAGAGTGAAGCGGCCCGTTTATGTGTGGTTGCGATTGTGATTGCCTTGTCTTCATTATTTGCTTCTGAATGGCTAACACGCCTTGCTAGAAAACGTTTGGAAGTGATGTGA
- the modA gene encoding molybdate ABC transporter substrate-binding protein: MTRKLAFATAALLSTLSFSSFAADSNITVFAASSLTNALNDIAAKYQKETGVKTTLSFASSSALARQVALGAPANIYLSANEKWMDYVEQQGAVIDNSRVDVLKNSLVMVAPTDYPQNNIKLTASWDLSKALDGTRLAVGNPANVPAGRYAKQSLEYLKLWQQAEPLLAMANNVRSALVLVERGEAKLGIVYKTDAEISKKVKIVATFPADSHKPITYPMALVKGNATPAAKAFYEYLQHDEAKAIFKQYGFGSVN, translated from the coding sequence ATGACACGTAAATTAGCTTTCGCAACAGCAGCGTTACTCTCAACACTCTCTTTTTCTTCTTTTGCTGCTGATAGTAACATCACGGTATTTGCGGCTTCGTCATTAACCAATGCGTTGAATGACATTGCAGCAAAATATCAGAAGGAGACAGGGGTTAAAACCACGCTTTCATTTGCTTCTTCTTCAGCACTAGCACGGCAAGTTGCGCTTGGTGCACCAGCAAATATTTATTTATCGGCTAACGAAAAGTGGATGGATTATGTAGAGCAGCAGGGTGCGGTAATTGATAATAGCCGTGTCGATGTTCTAAAAAATAGTTTAGTGATGGTTGCGCCTACTGATTATCCACAAAATAATATCAAGCTGACAGCAAGTTGGGATTTATCTAAAGCCTTAGACGGTACACGTTTAGCGGTGGGTAATCCGGCAAATGTTCCAGCAGGACGTTACGCTAAGCAATCGTTAGAATATCTAAAATTATGGCAGCAAGCAGAGCCCTTATTGGCAATGGCGAATAACGTACGTTCGGCATTAGTGTTAGTTGAACGCGGCGAAGCGAAACTTGGAATTGTATATAAAACCGATGCAGAGATTTCTAAAAAGGTAAAAATCGTTGCGACTTTCCCTGCCGATTCACATAAGCCAATTACGTATCCAATGGCATTAGTCAAAGGTAATGCAACGCCTGCGGCAAAAGCGTTTTATGAATACTTACAGCATGACGAAGCCAAAGCTATTTTTAAACAATATGGTTTTGGCTCTGTTAATTAA